The genomic stretch GGGAGCGTATGCGGGAACGCATACGCTCCCACAACACGCCGCCCCGGAGCATCGTCGTCATGACCGTCCACGACCAGCAGCCGCGTCCACCTCGACCACACCGCCCCCGTTCCCGCGTCCTGGTCCCCGCGGTGACCCTCGTCGTCCTGCTCGTGTCGACCGTGCTGCTGGCCGGGTGCGCGGTCCGGTCCACGGCGCACGGTGGGATCGACCGCGGGGGGAGGACGGCGGCGTCGGCGACGGGACGGGCCGGCGGCGAGACCCCGCGCGACGCATCGGTGTTCGACGACTCCCTGCCCGCCGTGAACCGACTCGACCCCGGCCTCCTGTCCGCCGTGCGCCACGCTGCCGAGGACGCCGCCGACGACGACGTCGACTTCGTGCTCAACAGTGGCTGGCGGTCGGCCGCGTACCAGGACCAGCTGCTGCGTGACGCCGTCGACGAGTACGGCTCGATCGGCGAGGCCGCCCGGTGGGTGGCGACGTCGGAGACCTCGGCCCACGTCCGCGGAGACGCGGTCGACATCGGCTCGTGGGACGCGGCGACCTGGCTCTCGGACAACGGGGCCGCCTACGGGCTCTGCCAGGTCTACGGCAACGAGGGCTGGCACTTCGAGCTGCGACCGGAGGCCGTCGACGAGGGTTGTCCCCGGATGTTCGTGGACCCGACGCAGGACCCGAGGATGCAGCGGTGACCGCTCGCTCGGTGTCGGAACTCGTGGTCCACGACGACGCGGTCCGTGCGAACACCGCGTTCTTCGCCGAACACATCAGCGGGCGCCTCATGGCGGTGCTCAAGGCCGATGCGTTCGGGCACGGGGCCGTCGCCCGGACGGTCGTCGCGGCCGGCGCCCGGTCGATCGGGGTCACGTCGATCGCCGAGGCGCTCGCGGTCCGCGCCGAGGGCGTCGTGGTCCCGGTGTTGAGTTGGCTGAACCCCGTCGACGCCGACTTCGGCGCCGCTGTACTCGCGGACGTCGACCTGGCCGTGCCGAGCACGGCGGTCCTTGCCGCGGTCGCGCACGCCGGTCGTGTCGTCGGTCGTCGGGCGCGGGTGCACCTGCACGTCGACGTGGGCATGGCGCGCGACGGTTGTCCTCCCGGGGCCTGGGCAGCGCTGTGTGCCCTGGCGTGTGAGTTCGAGGCCGCCGGGGACATCCGCGTGGTCGGCGTCATGGGGCACATGTCGAGCGCCGACCTGCCCGAGGACCCGCAGAACGACCGGGAGCGCCTGGTCTTCCGGAACGCCGTCCGGACTGCACGGCGACGGTCGCTGCGGCCCGCCGTCACCCACCTGGCCGCGACCGCCGCCACCCTGACTGGCGTCGGCGACGGCCACGACCTGCACCGCA from Curtobacterium sp. MCLR17_032 encodes the following:
- a CDS encoding M15 family metallopeptidase, producing the protein MTVHDQQPRPPRPHRPRSRVLVPAVTLVVLLVSTVLLAGCAVRSTAHGGIDRGGRTAASATGRAGGETPRDASVFDDSLPAVNRLDPGLLSAVRHAAEDAADDDVDFVLNSGWRSAAYQDQLLRDAVDEYGSIGEAARWVATSETSAHVRGDAVDIGSWDAATWLSDNGAAYGLCQVYGNEGWHFELRPEAVDEGCPRMFVDPTQDPRMQR
- the alr gene encoding alanine racemase — encoded protein: MTARSVSELVVHDDAVRANTAFFAEHISGRLMAVLKADAFGHGAVARTVVAAGARSIGVTSIAEALAVRAEGVVVPVLSWLNPVDADFGAAVLADVDLAVPSTAVLAAVAHAGRVVGRRARVHLHVDVGMARDGCPPGAWAALCALACEFEAAGDIRVVGVMGHMSSADLPEDPQNDRERLVFRNAVRTARRRSLRPAVTHLAATAATLTGVGDGHDLHRIGAGLFGIDPSGTTDVLRPALTLRTRVVATRTVPAGTGVGYGHDHTAADCTTLALLPLGYGDGLPRAAAHRAEVLLAGRRRPVVGRFSMDMLVVDTGGDDVLPGSVATVFGPGGDGEPTVAEWAGWASTIPHEIVVAVGARSARVLRTTTTTTTGGTAWTA